The following DNA comes from Curtobacterium sp. 9128.
GATCGACGCGGCCCGCGCAGCGGGACAGCGGCTCGCGGCGGTCGCCGACCGCGTCGCCGGAGCGCTCGACGCACGCGTCTTCGCGGCGGCGGAACCGACGCACTGAGCGCAGGCCGCGCCGGACGGGAGGCTCGTGGCGGCCCCGCCCCGAGCCTCCCGTCCGGTTCCTGGCCGGGTCAGACGGCGCTGGAGCGGTCGGCGACCGCCTCGTCGCGCTCGAGGTCCTGCCGGATCTCGGCGCGCGATGCGCGCGTCCCGACCACCGGGATCGAGTGGGTGACGGCCATGTGCAGGCGGTTGTCGGCGTCGTAGCGCACGCGGTAGTGCTGGAACCGGACGAGCCAGACCAGGGCGATGGCGAGCGCGACGAACCCGGACGCGGCGCCGACGCCGATCGCCCACCTGGGGCCCCACGCGTCCGCGACCGCGCCGACGATCGGGGCGCCGATGGGGGTGCCGCCCGCGAAGATCGCCATGTACAGCGCCATCACCCGGCCACGCATCGCGGGCGCCGTGGTGGTCTGGACGAGGGCGTTGGCGGTCGTCATGAAGGTCAGTGACGCGAGCCCGACGAACACCAGGACGATCGCGAACGTCCAGTACGTCGGGGCGAAGGCAGCGGCCGTGCACGCCAGGCCGAACCCGGCGCTGGCGAACACGAGCAGCCGCATCCGTGGACGGTCCCGTCGTGCCGACAGCAGCGCGCCGAGCACCGAACCGATCGCCATCACGGAGTTGAGCAGACCGAACTCGCCTGCACCCTTGTGGAATTCCACCCGCGCCATCGTCGAGGTGAAGATCGGGAAGTTCACGCCGAACGTGCCGACGACGAAGATCATGCAGAGCACCACGATGATGTCGGGGCGTGTGCGGACGTACCGGAAGCCGGCGGTGATCTGCCCCTTGCCACGCTTTGCACGGACCCGGTCCGCGAGCTGTTCGGGGTCGACGAAGCGCAGGGCGCCGAGGACCGCGGCGAACGAGGCCGCGTTGATGATGAACACCCAGCCGGAACCGATCGCGGCGATGAGCACGCCGGCGACTGCCGGCCCGATGAGTCGGGCGGCGTTGAAGGACGCGGAGTTCAGCGCGACGGCGTTCGCGACGTGCTCGCCGGTGACGACGTCGGAGACGAAGGCCTGGCGCACCGGGGTGTCGAACGCGGCCACGATGCCGAGTGCCAGGGCGAAGGCGTAGAGCCACAGCAGCGTGGCGGTGTCCGTCACGACCATGATGCCGAGCCCGAGGCCGAGCATCCCCATCAGGGCCTGGGTCACCATGAGCGTGCGGCGGCGGTCGAAGCGGTCGGCGACGAGTCCGGTCCAGGGCAGCAGGAGGAGTTGCGGCCCGAACTGCAGTGCCATGGTGATGCCGACCGCGATGGCGTTGTCGTGCGTGAGCTGCGTCAGGACGATCCAGTCCTGCGCGGTCCGCTGCATCCAGGTGCCGACGTTCGACACCAGGGCACCTGCGAACCAGATGCGGTAGTTGCGTCCCGAGAGGGACCGGAA
Coding sequences within:
- a CDS encoding MFS transporter → MTAMFRSLSGRNYRIWFAGALVSNVGTWMQRTAQDWIVLTQLTHDNAIAVGITMALQFGPQLLLLPWTGLVADRFDRRRTLMVTQALMGMLGLGLGIMVVTDTATLLWLYAFALALGIVAAFDTPVRQAFVSDVVTGEHVANAVALNSASFNAARLIGPAVAGVLIAAIGSGWVFIINAASFAAVLGALRFVDPEQLADRVRAKRGKGQITAGFRYVRTRPDIIVVLCMIFVVGTFGVNFPIFTSTMARVEFHKGAGEFGLLNSVMAIGSVLGALLSARRDRPRMRLLVFASAGFGLACTAAAFAPTYWTFAIVLVFVGLASLTFMTTANALVQTTTAPAMRGRVMALYMAIFAGGTPIGAPIVGAVADAWGPRWAIGVGAASGFVALAIALVWLVRFQHYRVRYDADNRLHMAVTHSIPVVGTRASRAEIRQDLERDEAVADRSSAV